The DNA sequence GAGGCTAAACGGCAGGGGTTGCTGAAAGATAACGGCTAACCAACCACCCGTATTGGAGTTGAGAGGAAACAAACATGAAAACAGAAACCAAAGGCGGCAGGACCGCCCTGATAAGGGCTGCAAAAGAAGGCGATACCAATAAGATACGGAAATTGCTGAAAGCAGGGGCAAACATAGAAGCAAAGGATAATGAGGGTAGGACGGCTCTTATAATCGCAACAGAATATGAGCGCTCTCAAGCAATGGGGTTACTGTTGAAAGCAGGAGCGGATACAGAGGCAAGAGCAAAGAAGCGCAGACGGACATCTCTGATGATTGCGGCGGCAAGAAGCGGAACAGGTAGGGTGGCTGAACTACTGAAAGCAGGGGCAAACACAGAAGCAAAAGATAATGAGGGCAGGACGGCTCTTATAATCGCAACAGAATATGAGCGCTCTCAAGCAATGGGGTTACTGTTGAAAGCAGGAGCGGATACAGAGGCAAGAGCAAAGAAGCGCAGACGGACATCTCTGATGATTGCGGCGGCAAGAAGCGGAACAGGTAGGGTGGCTGAACTACTGAAAGCAGGGGCAAATACAGAAGCAAAGGATAATGAGGGTAAGACGGCTCTTATAATCGCAGCAGAAAACGGGCACTCTCAAACAACGGCGGAGCTACTGGAAGCGGGAGCAGACATAGAAGCAAAAGATAAATATGGCGGAACAGCCCTTATAGTAGCAGTAGGAAACGAACATCATAAAGTAACGGCGGAACTACTGAAAGCAGGAGCGGCAAAAGGTGAAAATGGCAGAAAACTTCACAAAGCAACAGCCCTTCGGGAAGCAAGAGACCTCTGGGAGAAAACAAGAAAAACCAATATAAGTAGCAAGACCACCCTAATAAAGGCTACCAAAAAGGCGATACCAACAAGATACGAGAATTGCTGAAAACAGGGGCAAACATAGAAGCAAAAGATAACCGAGGCAGGACGGCTCTTATAATCGCAACAGAATACGAGCACTCTCAAGCAATGGGGTTACTGTTGAAAGCGGGAGCAGATACAGAAGCAAGGAGAGAGATGCGTAGGTGGACACCTCTGATGATTGCGGCAAGATTTGAAACAAGTAATCTGGCGGAACTGCTGAAAGCAGGGGCAGACACAGAAGCAAAGGATAATGAGGGCAAGACAGCCCTTATAATCGCAGCAGAATACGGGTGCTCTCAAGCAACGGCGGAGTTACTGAAAGCGAAGGCAGACATAGAAGCAAAGGATACATATGGCAGAACAGCCCTTAGAGTAGCAACAGGAAAAAGACGCCATAAAGTAACGGCGCAACTGCTGAAGGCAGGGGCGAGAGTAGAGGAAGCGAAGGCAGGGGCAAAAGTAGGGGAAGCAAGAGAAACCAATATAAAAGTTCAGAGCCCGGATGCCCATAAAGTTTCTTTCTCCACAGAAGCGGAGTTAGAAAACTTTATTTGTTCGCATTGGTACCACACTATCTTTGGCAATGCTTTTGACATTTACAAAGACACGGAAGGGCGAAGCGGCAAGCAATACCCCACGGACCTGAGAGAGCGGATTGATATTCTTGCCATAAGCAATGACAAGGAAACTTTTCTTGTCATTGAACTGAAAGTGGGCAAAGCCCCCGATACCGTTGTCGCACAATGCCAGCGTTACATGGGCTTTGTCAAAGACAAAGTGGCAAAGAACGGCCAGAAAGTGCGGGGAGCCATAGTAGCCACAGAAAAAGACAAGAAGATGGAACGGGCTTTGTCAGAAGCATCTAATGTTGACTTCTACACCTACAAGGTTGACTATAAGGCCGTTCAAATGAGCAGAGTTGAGTGAGTTCCGCCGATTTGGAAAAACTCCCGCCACTGTTTATAATGCGCGCAAATACCGGATTTGCGGTGCCCGAAATGGTTTTCAGTCAGAACGAAATAGGGTCGGAACGACTGCTTTTTGAAGTGTCAAAAAGCGCCGGGTGGCTGACCAATATAGAAGAAATGGCGGACGGCAGCGGGGAAACAACCCTCGGCTCCCGCATTCTTTTCAGCGCGGGCGTTGAGAAGATCGGCGCACAACTGCATGTCTGCGGCGAAGTGTCGTTTGAGGTTGTGTCGCGCTGCTCAAGATGCCTCGGCTCTGCAAAAGAACGGGTGCGCAGCCCGATAGAGTCCTTTCTGCCCATGCCCGGCGGCGGAAACGTCATAGACATCTCGGACGATATGAGGGAACATGTGGCAATGGCAATGCCGCAGAGAGTGGTGTGCCGGAGCGAGTGCAAAGGACTTTGCGCCGGATGCGGGGCAAACTTGAATGAAGGTTTCTGCGATTGCGCAAGCGACCGGACTGACCCGCGCCTCGGCGCGCTGAAAGACGCCCGGACGGCCTGAAAGCGGCAAGGAGAAAAAACAATGGCGGTTCCAAAAAGAAAAACATCAACATCAAAATCAAGGAAGAGAAGAACGCACTACAAAGCGGCCGTGCCCGCCAGTTCCATGTGCCCCGAATGCAACGAGAAGATGCACCCCCACAGAGCCTGCCCCCACTGCGGCTACTACAAGGGGAAAACCTACATGAGAGAAACCGGAGAAGCGGAGGATGACGGGGACGAATGAAACCCCCGGCGCCGCGCGGACGGCCTGAAGAAAAGACCAGATGACATCGTTTGTTTTCCCCGGACAAGGTTCGCAAAGTGTCGGCATGGGAAAAGACCTGTGCGACAACTTTGCCGAGGCGCGCGCCGTCTTTGAAGAGGCGGGCGACGCCATATCAGGCGATATGAAAGCGCTGTGCTTTGACTCCGATGAGCAGACCCTCAGCCTGACCTTCAACGCCCAGCCCGCCATACTGACCGTGAGCATCGCGGCGCTTGCCGTGTTGCGGAGTGAAAAGGATATAAAGCCCGGCTTTGTGGCGGGACACAGCCTCGGAGAGTATTCCGCGCTTGTGTGCGCGGGCGCAATTGATTTTGCGGACGCGGTGCGGACGGTGAGGGAAAGAGGCCGGTTTATGCAGGAGACGGTTGCGGCGGGAGACGGAGCGATGGCCGCAATCATAGGGCTCGGAAGGGAAGAGGTCGGGAACATATGCAAAGAATGCTCCGAAGACGGCGGGGGCGTGTGGCCGGCAAACTACAACTCACCGGAACAGACAGTAATATCCGGAGTGGCGGGCGCGGTGGAAAGAACATCCGCAACCGCCCTTGAGCGCGGGGCGAAAAGGGCGATTCCCCTGAAAGTCAGCGCGCCGTTCCACTGCCCGCTTATGAAACCGGCGGCGGAAAAACTCGCCGGTTTTCTGGAAGGCGTCGCCATAGGAGATGTTGAAATTCCGGTTGTAACAAACCTTCACGCGAAAGAGAATTCAGACCCCGCAAAGGTGAAAGGGATTCTGCTTGACCAGATAACAAATCCGGTCAGGTGGACGGAATCGGTTTCACGAATGGCGGAGAAAGGGACGGACAGATTTATTGAAATAGGGCCCGGCAGGGCGCTGTGCGGACTCATAAGAAGAACGGCGGCGGGGGCGGAAACCCTCAATCTTGAAATGGCGGAACAGTTAAATAGGATTTAGCGCTATGCTGGAAAACAAAACGGCGCTTGTTACCGGAGGGTCAAGGGGGATAGGAAGACAGACCGCAACAGACCTTGCAACCGAGGGATGCCATGTGATAGTCAACTACCACTCAAGCCCGGATGCGGCAAACGAAACCCTTGAAGCAATTGAAAAAAGCGGGGGCAGCGGAGAGGTGTTGAAGTTTGATGTTTCAGACTACGGGGCAACGGAAAAAGCGCTCTCCCCGGTTGTGAACAAAAGGGGAATTGACATAGTGGTCAACAACGCCGGCATTACCAGAGACAAACTTTTTGTCAGAATGGCGGAGAAAGACTGGGACGCGGTTGTTGACACCAACCTCAAGGGCATATTCAACTGCACAAAAGCGGTTGTGAGAAGCATGCTTAAAAAGAGATACGGAAGGATAATAAACATCACTTCCGTTGTCGGGGAGATGGGCAATCCGGGGCAGATAAACTACTCCTCGGCAAAGGCCGGTATAATAGGGTTCACGCGGTCGGCGGCAAAGGAGTTCGCCTCGCGCGGGGTAACCGTGAACGCCGTCAGCCCGGGGTTTGTGGAGACCGACATAACCGCCCCCATACCGGAAGAGATGAAAAGCGCCTACCTTGAATCCATACCGCTTGGCAGATACGGAACAGTGGAAGACATCTCCGGAGCGGTCATCTTTCTGGCGTCCGAAAAGGCGTCATACATCACCGGAGAGGTCATAAGGGTAAACGGCGGTCTTTACATTTAGGCGGAAAAAGGGATATAACAGACAAAACCAAATCAGGAGGGTTAACAATGTCTCAAGAAAAAGAAACGGAAATGGCGGGCAAAATCAAAAGCATGATTGCCCAGCAATTCGGCAAATCAGCCGATGAAATTGAACTTGAAATGTCATTCATTGACGACCTCGGAGCCGACTCCCTTGACCTCGTGGAACTTGTAATGTCCATAGAGGATGAGTTCGGCATTGAGATTCTTGATGAAGATGTGGAGAAGATAGCCACCGTTCAGGACGCGATTGACTTCATCAGCAAGGAGAACTGAAGCGGATGGCTCGCAGGGTCGTTATCACCGGACTCGGTCTCATAACTCCTCTCGGTATAGGAAACAAAGAAACATGGGAAGGCGTCTGCTCCGGCAGGAGCGGCATCGGGCCTATAACCAGATTTGACGTTTCGGGGCATAAAACCCGCATAGCGGGCGAGTTGAAGGGTTTCAACGCCGGGGATTTCATGACCGAGAAAGAAGCCCGCAGGGATGACCCCTTTATCCATTACGCCGTTGCCGCCACCCGCCTTGCCCTTGAAGATTCGGGCATTGAGGTAACCGATGAACTCTCTCCGAGGCTGGGGGTTATTGTGGCGTCGGGCATCGGCGGGACGATAACCTACTGCGACATGGTGCGGACTCTTGACAAAAAGGGGCCCTCCAGAGTTTCGCCGTTTTTCATTCCCAATGTTGTAACAAACATGGCTGCGGGCTATATCTCCATAAAGTTCAACGCGCGCGGGCCCAACTGCAGCACCACAACCGCATGCGCGGCAAGCGGGCATTCGCTTTCGCTTGCGGCAATGCTGATAAAGAACGGCGATGCGGACGCGATGATAGCCGGCGGGAGCGAAGCCCCTCTGGTTTCCCTCACAGTGGCGGGCTTCAATGTGATCAAGGCGCTGTCCACCAGAAACGATGAGCCCGAAGCGGCCTCAAGGCCGTTTGATATGGACAGAGACGGCTTCATCCTCTCCGAGGGGGCGGGGATAGTAATCCTTGAAGAGTTTGAGCGGGCGAAAGCGCGCGGGGCGGATATATACGCCGAAGTGCTGGGAGCGGGAATGAGCGGAGACGCGCATCACATCACCGCGCCCTCCCTTGACGGCCCCGTCCGGTGCATGCGCATGGCTCTTGAAAACTCCGGCCTGAACCCCGAAGATATTGACTACATCAACGCCCACGGCACTTCAACAAAACTTAACGACGCCAATGAGACCGCCGCCGTCAAAGAGGTGTTCGGAGAAAGGGCGCACAAAATTCCGGTCAGTTCAACCAAGTCAATGACCGGGCACATGCTCGGAGCGGCCGGAACCGTTGAGGCGTGCCTGACCGCTCTGGCGATAAAGAACTCCGTCATACCGCCGACAATCAATCAGGGGACAAAAGACCCCGAATGCGACCTTGACTATGTGCCCAACGAAGCGCGGGGCGGAAAACTGAAAACCGCCATCTCAAACACCTACGGCTTTGGCGGCACAAACTCCGTAATAGCTCTGGGTCGTGTAGAATAAAACCCGCCAAAAAAAAAACCAGACGGAACAATGCAGGATAACTTTAATACTCTGACCGGAATTGAAGCGGGCGGTAAAAAATACTCGGTTTACTCCCTGAGCAAACTTGCCGGAGAACTCGGAAAGGACATGACGGCCCTCCCGTTCTCCATCAGGATACTTCTTGAAAACGCCCTCAGAAATATAGACGGCAAGACCGTTACCGCAGAGCATGTGCTCGCCCTTGCGGACTGGAAGGGCGGAAAGAGCGGGCGGGAAATCCCCTACAAACCCGCAAGGGTCATCCTTCAGGATTTCACGGGCGTTCCGTGCGTGGCGGACCTTGCGTCAATGCGCGCCGCCGTCCGTCAAATTCCCGGGGCGGACTATTCGCGCATAAATCCCGTTGTTCCCGTTGACCTCGTTATAGACCACTCCATACAGGTTGACCACTTCTCGGGAAAAGACTCTTTTTCAAAAAATGTTGAGATTGAATACAAGCGAAACAGCGAACGCTACAGGTTTCTAAAGTGGGCTCAAAACTCGTTTGACAACTTCAGAGTGGTGCCGCCCGGCACGGGCATAGTGCATCAGGTCAACCTTGAGTGTCTGGCAGATGTGGTCGTGTCATCGGAAGGAGTGGCGTATCCCGACACCCTTGTCGGCACGGATTCCCACACAACCATGATAAACGGCCTCGGCGTTTTAGGCTGGGGCGTGGGCGGAATAGAGGCAGAGGCGTGCATGTTGGGGCAACCGCTTTATATGGTGATGCCCGAAGTTGTGGGCTTCAAGATAAAGGGGCGCGCGGGCGAGGGGATAACCGCCACCGATGTTGTCCTCACGGTGACGGAGATGCTCAGGAAAAAGGGCGTGGTCGGCAAATTTGTGGAATTCTACGGAGACGGGCTGGACGGCCTTGCGCTTTCAGACAGGGCGACCATAGCGAACATGGCTCCGGAATACGGCGCAACCATGGGATTTTTCCCGGTGGATTCCGAAACCCTCCGCTATATAAGCGCAACCGGCAGGGGTGAAAAAACTGAACTCATTGAGAAATACTCCGAAGAGCAGGGGCTGTTCAGGCGCGCCGGGCATGAACCGGAATACACGGACACGCTTGAACTTGACCTTTCGGCGGTTGAACCCTCGGTTGCCGGGCCGGACAGACCTCAAGACAGGGTTCCCCTTGCAAACTTGAAACAGTCGTATGAAAAAAGTCTTGCTGAGAAAGCCGACGGCGGAACGGATGAAGCGGCGGTTGTAAACATGGGCGGAAGCAGCCATGAGATTGGCGACGGCTCAGTTGCCATAGCCGCCATCACAAGTTGCACCAACACATCAAACCCGTCCGTCATGGTGGCGGCCGGACTGCTCGCGCGCAAGGCGGTGGAGAAGGGCCTTTCAGTCCGCCCGTATGTGAAGACAAGCCTCGCTCCGGGTTCGCGCGTTGTTACGGATTACCTTTCCGGAGCGGGATTGCTTGAGCCTCTGGAGGCACTGGGTTTCAACCTTGTGGGATACGGCTGCACAACCTGCATCGGCAACAGCGGCCCGCTTCCAAAAGAGGTTGAGGAAGGCATCAGGAGCGCAAACCTGACTTGCGCGGCCGTGCTCAGCGGAAACAGAAACTTTCAGGGAAGAATCCACCCGCTGGTCAAATTCTCCTACCTTGCATCGCCCCCGCTTGTGGTTGCTTTCGCGCTTGCGGGAACTGTGGACACGGACATTCTCTCATCCCCCATAGGGCGGGGCGCGGACGGAGGGGATGTTTACCTGAAAGACATATGGCCGTCTCAGGACGAGATAAAAGAGACCGTTTCAAACGTCATCACCCCGGAGATGTTCAAGAGCCGGTATTCGGAGGTTTTTGAGGGAGACGAAATGTGGTCGGCGCTGCCCACGCCGCAAAGCCCCATATACGAGTGGGACGAGCAGTCCACCTATATTCAAAACCCGCCTTTCTTTGACAATTTTCTATCCGGCGGGGGAAGACCGTCCGGGTGCTCCGGCGCAAGGGCTCTCGCCGTTCTGGGAGATTCCGTAACGACAGACCACATCTCGCCCGCCGGGGTTATACAGCCGGACGGGCCCGCGGGCAAATACCTGATATCAAAAGGCGTGGATGTCAAAGACTTCAACAGTTTCGGCTCCCGGCGCGGAAACCACGAGGTGATGATGAGGGGGACGTTTGCCAACATACGGATAAGAAACCTTATGGTTCCGCAAA is a window from the Candidatus Dadabacteria bacterium genome containing:
- the fabD gene encoding ACP S-malonyltransferase — protein: MTSFVFPGQGSQSVGMGKDLCDNFAEARAVFEEAGDAISGDMKALCFDSDEQTLSLTFNAQPAILTVSIAALAVLRSEKDIKPGFVAGHSLGEYSALVCAGAIDFADAVRTVRERGRFMQETVAAGDGAMAAIIGLGREEVGNICKECSEDGGGVWPANYNSPEQTVISGVAGAVERTSATALERGAKRAIPLKVSAPFHCPLMKPAAEKLAGFLEGVAIGDVEIPVVTNLHAKENSDPAKVKGILLDQITNPVRWTESVSRMAEKGTDRFIEIGPGRALCGLIRRTAAGAETLNLEMAEQLNRI
- the fabG gene encoding 3-oxoacyl-[acyl-carrier-protein] reductase encodes the protein MLENKTALVTGGSRGIGRQTATDLATEGCHVIVNYHSSPDAANETLEAIEKSGGSGEVLKFDVSDYGATEKALSPVVNKRGIDIVVNNAGITRDKLFVRMAEKDWDAVVDTNLKGIFNCTKAVVRSMLKKRYGRIINITSVVGEMGNPGQINYSSAKAGIIGFTRSAAKEFASRGVTVNAVSPGFVETDITAPIPEEMKSAYLESIPLGRYGTVEDISGAVIFLASEKASYITGEVIRVNGGLYI
- the fabF gene encoding beta-ketoacyl-ACP synthase II, translated to MARRVVITGLGLITPLGIGNKETWEGVCSGRSGIGPITRFDVSGHKTRIAGELKGFNAGDFMTEKEARRDDPFIHYAVAATRLALEDSGIEVTDELSPRLGVIVASGIGGTITYCDMVRTLDKKGPSRVSPFFIPNVVTNMAAGYISIKFNARGPNCSTTTACAASGHSLSLAAMLIKNGDADAMIAGGSEAPLVSLTVAGFNVIKALSTRNDEPEAASRPFDMDRDGFILSEGAGIVILEEFERAKARGADIYAEVLGAGMSGDAHHITAPSLDGPVRCMRMALENSGLNPEDIDYINAHGTSTKLNDANETAAVKEVFGERAHKIPVSSTKSMTGHMLGAAGTVEACLTALAIKNSVIPPTINQGTKDPECDLDYVPNEARGGKLKTAISNTYGFGGTNSVIALGRVE
- a CDS encoding ankyrin repeat domain-containing protein, which gives rise to MKTETKGGRTALIRAAKEGDTNKIRKLLKAGANIEAKDNEGRTALIIATEYERSQAMGLLLKAGADTEARAKKRRRTSLMIAAARSGTGRVAELLKAGANTEAKDNEGRTALIIATEYERSQAMGLLLKAGADTEARAKKRRRTSLMIAAARSGTGRVAELLKAGANTEAKDNEGKTALIIAAENGHSQTTAELLEAGADIEAKDKYGGTALIVAVGNEHHKVTAELLKAGAAKGENGRKLHKATALREARDLWEKTRKTNISSKTTLIKATKKAIPTRYENC
- a CDS encoding endonuclease NucS: MLKTGANIEAKDNRGRTALIIATEYEHSQAMGLLLKAGADTEARREMRRWTPLMIAARFETSNLAELLKAGADTEAKDNEGKTALIIAAEYGCSQATAELLKAKADIEAKDTYGRTALRVATGKRRHKVTAQLLKAGARVEEAKAGAKVGEARETNIKVQSPDAHKVSFSTEAELENFICSHWYHTIFGNAFDIYKDTEGRSGKQYPTDLRERIDILAISNDKETFLVIELKVGKAPDTVVAQCQRYMGFVKDKVAKNGQKVRGAIVATEKDKKMERALSEASNVDFYTYKVDYKAVQMSRVE
- the rpmF gene encoding 50S ribosomal protein L32, with product MAVPKRKTSTSKSRKRRTHYKAAVPASSMCPECNEKMHPHRACPHCGYYKGKTYMRETGEAEDDGDE
- the acpP gene encoding acyl carrier protein; this translates as MSQEKETEMAGKIKSMIAQQFGKSADEIELEMSFIDDLGADSLDLVELVMSIEDEFGIEILDEDVEKIATVQDAIDFISKEN
- the acnA gene encoding aconitate hydratase AcnA — encoded protein: MQDNFNTLTGIEAGGKKYSVYSLSKLAGELGKDMTALPFSIRILLENALRNIDGKTVTAEHVLALADWKGGKSGREIPYKPARVILQDFTGVPCVADLASMRAAVRQIPGADYSRINPVVPVDLVIDHSIQVDHFSGKDSFSKNVEIEYKRNSERYRFLKWAQNSFDNFRVVPPGTGIVHQVNLECLADVVVSSEGVAYPDTLVGTDSHTTMINGLGVLGWGVGGIEAEACMLGQPLYMVMPEVVGFKIKGRAGEGITATDVVLTVTEMLRKKGVVGKFVEFYGDGLDGLALSDRATIANMAPEYGATMGFFPVDSETLRYISATGRGEKTELIEKYSEEQGLFRRAGHEPEYTDTLELDLSAVEPSVAGPDRPQDRVPLANLKQSYEKSLAEKADGGTDEAAVVNMGGSSHEIGDGSVAIAAITSCTNTSNPSVMVAAGLLARKAVEKGLSVRPYVKTSLAPGSRVVTDYLSGAGLLEPLEALGFNLVGYGCTTCIGNSGPLPKEVEEGIRSANLTCAAVLSGNRNFQGRIHPLVKFSYLASPPLVVAFALAGTVDTDILSSPIGRGADGGDVYLKDIWPSQDEIKETVSNVITPEMFKSRYSEVFEGDEMWSALPTPQSPIYEWDEQSTYIQNPPFFDNFLSGGGRPSGCSGARALAVLGDSVTTDHISPAGVIQPDGPAGKYLISKGVDVKDFNSFGSRRGNHEVMMRGTFANIRIRNLMVPQTEGGVTVHAPSGETMPIYDAAMRYMEEETPLLIIAGKEYGTGSSRDWAAKGTALLGVKYVIAESYERIHRSNLVGMGVLPLQFREGENAKTIGLTGFETFSVQAPDGGLAPGAEMEITATGGGEEKRFKAICRLDSPVEVGYYKNSGILQTVLKQMVE
- a CDS encoding DUF177 domain-containing protein, yielding MRANTGFAVPEMVFSQNEIGSERLLFEVSKSAGWLTNIEEMADGSGETTLGSRILFSAGVEKIGAQLHVCGEVSFEVVSRCSRCLGSAKERVRSPIESFLPMPGGGNVIDISDDMREHVAMAMPQRVVCRSECKGLCAGCGANLNEGFCDCASDRTDPRLGALKDARTA